CCATTTTGTGATGTATACAAATGATGGAGAAGGTGGTGGTGAAAAGTCGTCGTATTCGTTCCTTTTCTGCCGCTTTTGTAATCGTGCTGCCTGGCTGCCTGGGGCATTGATCGACGCCTCTTTCCCCTGAATGGCGATGTcatttctcttcctccaccgagTGTTTCAATGGCGATTAAGAATATAGCTTCAAGGCATACTCAACACTTCCAGCAGACTATGAATCGTTACCCATGGAACAAAACCTGCAGCCGACGAGCTTCAACGACGACGTCTTGGGTGAGCAATGAGCGCTAAGGTGAAGCTGTTAGAAAGGCGAGGAGCTGAAGGCGTCGCTTCTGAAAGTCGCTGAGGGGGATCAAGACGATATTCATCTGATGGAGAAAGGGTGGCCGTTTAGAGACTGCGGAAGGTTTCTTCATTTAATCGATATACGCAATATTTTTCATTTATCATAGACCAAACACCATTTGCATCTACTTTATTGGCAACACAGTGAGCGCCGAAGCATTCACAGGGTAGGAAATGTTCTTAATAAGTATAGCGATAACTCGGATGCCTGTCGCCCAGCAACCCATACTGTTCCTCATAACTCATATCCTCAAGCCCTCTCAACATATCTGCGCGCCgaacctccttctcccgATTCAACCACCTCAACAAGCACACCTGAGCTACAAGCCCAGCAAGCGTGATCACAATAAGCGCCACATTAAACCTCGCACCTAGATTATAATACGGCGCCGAGCTCTTCGGATAGATCCACGTGCTCAACACGCCTCCCGAACTGGTCGACACAAACGCAAACGCTACAGCCGTCGCCCGTCTCACATGGCCAGCCGTGTTGTTCGGGACCCACGAGATGAGACATGGCGCTGTGGCGTAGATTCccgtgaggaggaggacaagaGCCGCGTAGCGCATAGCTATACTGCGGCCTGTGAGCATCATGGCTGCGCCGACGAGTGCTAGACATGTCGTCACGAAGGCGCTGATCCCGCGTTGGCGATACCGGTCCGCGATGTATGCTGTTATCATTGTTACGACGAAAGCCACGGCGTACGGGGGTACAGTCATAAGCTGGGTTCTTGTATTACTGTAGCCCATAGCCTGGACGATGGACGGGGAGAAGTAAGCGAGGCCGAAGAGACAGACGCCGTTTGAAAAGAGGATGGCGCCGAGCAGAAGGACGTGCATGTCTTtgaagacggagaggacTTTGCGCAGCGTGACTTTCTCTGATTCGAAGAGGTTTGCGTCGGActggaggcggcggaggcagtGCTCTTTGTGTTTGGCGGAGAAGGTCATGACTGATTCAGGGCTGTTGGGGAGCATGGCGTAGGAGAACAGGCCGAAGCAGACGGTGAATAGACCCTCTAGGACGAAGATCCATTGCCAGCCGCGCAGGCCGCGCATGCCGTCCATTTGCTGGATAGCCGCGGCGAGGAGGCCGGAGAAAGCGCCGCTTAGCGAGGcagcggagaagaagagggcgatGCGGACTTGGAGTTCATGGCGGCGGTAGAAGCCAGAGAGGTATAGGACGATTCCTGGGAAAAGACCACCTTCGCAGAGACCAAGGAAGAAGCGGCAGGCAACGAACCCGCCGAAGTTGCGGGCTTCGCATTGTAGGATTGTGACGATGCCCCAGGATGTGCAGAGGGTCGGAATGAGAATGCGCGGTCCGATTTTCTTGAGGATGAGATTGGAGGGGAGCTCTGCGAGGATATACGGGACGTAGGTGACCGTAATCGCTGCGGAATTAGAGAAGGCCGTCGCTTATAGTATGAGGGGTACATACCAACTTTGTACTGGTAGTCACTGAGATTAAGATCGGTGTCCAGTCCAGCCTAAATAGTCAGCCAGCTTTTCTTGATATTGCAGAGAGAACTTACCACTCGTGCATTTCCGACATTGGCGCGGTCTAACCAGGCTAAGAGGTACAGAATAAGAGTCATGGGCATCAGAATCAAATCTAGTCTGTTGAGGGTCTGGCGGTCTAGCTTGCGCTCTGCCTCCGTCGGGACATCCTCCACGAACAGATCCTGAGGCTTTCCAGCCTCCGGCGCACTCATAATGATTTTGGAAATAGTCGCAGCTCAAATGCGCCGGCAATGGCAGTCTGGCCAGCGACAAGGTATTATATATGCAAACCGTTCCGACAGTGGACCCTGACTGGGAGCTGCCAAGTTACCCCAAAGTCGGTTTGACAGCCGGAGTGCGGGGATCACCTTGAGGAGAGATTCCCAGCGTGGAGGGAGCTGTTGGCGACTTCGATTGGGGGTCGATATTGGAATGACAGCTTTCATTCGCCTGTGCCATCAGCCGTGAGGAAAGCCATCATAAGATGCCCATTCCTGGCGTGAGGCCAGGTAATCAGGTAGTACAAGATGCCCTCCCGCGTCTCCTCTTGCATCTGGGGAATCCCCGGGCAGGAAAATACGGAGAATCTCCAAACGCCGACGCTAGGGGTGCCTCGGCTGCTGTATGATTTCGGTAGTTGACGCTATCCGACGCTTAGATTTTCTCTTGGCTGTAGCATCACGACTCCCAAGGGGGTTGATTTCTCAAACTCAACCCGCGATTAGAGTTCAACTCCAATATGGGTGCTCGGTCGCGATCCCGAACTCGAGACAACATTGGTCAGGCAGGATGTCATTGCGACCGGGATCCGGAATCGTCACCGAGAAGAGGCGCATGTTCGGAACGCAATGGAGGTTGTTTTTGGTATCAACTGAGTTTGCTCTGGAAGGTACGCCACACTCTCCATGATTGTGAGATGGTCCGACAATTGCGTTACAAAGTGTACATGGCCACTGACCAGTCTCTGATGGCGACTGCTTTGACCCGAAGTACCGCGGGGTAAGCTGAGTTATCAACGAGAACCAGCCAGAGAGTGCCCAAAGCCCAGGTGGCTGATATTGGATGCAGTGTTAATCTGTTGGATGTCCCTACGCCAGGCGTCCGATCGCCCGATCGCAAATAAGTCAAGATAGATATTTTTGAACGACAGACGCAGCACCGCCGCAGCGTTGGAAGGTTATCTATTCAAAGCATGCTAGATGACACACCTAATCGCCGTCGAACCACGTGTGGTCCGGGGTTGGTGGTCGGTGTCTTGTCATATTATGCAGGTGTGAAGAGGCTGCCTCGTGTCTGTTCAGCCGCAGCGCTGCACTGCCCGCACTGCCTCGACCCGTTTGTGAGGCTCGCGAACTCCATATTTTGCACTAAATGACCCGTTGGAACGGGTTTGTTTGAGCGACCGAGTGCCTGCTCTGTTTGTCTACTTAAGTATGCTGGTTCAGGGATACATGGATATGTGTATGGCAAGTATACTGTAGGGCACGTCGATGAATTCCTGCATCAGCGTAAGCAGGCGCCCAACGGAAGGTTTCGACAGGCAACGGAGGCTATATTTCAGCCCTGGGGGAATCGAGGCCATGCGACTCTGTGACTCGGTGTCTGCCTTATCCCAAATTAGACCAGCTGGACCAGAGCAAGCGGTGGCCTTAGAGGCTCAAACTTGTCAGCCTGTTAACGCTGGCGACTGGGTAACAGGGGTTCTTCGCCGTGGAGACCAGAGTGGCCCCCAACCTCATTTCCACTGCCACGGTGTTAGTGCGCTGTAGCGGCTCCGCTACGGTGGAAATCATTGCCCAAAGGATGGTCCAGAGGTTGAAAGCGATAAAATACGATGCTCAGGCGCGAATCAGCGGCTGAGCTGGGCGTTGGTTCCATGTTCACCAAGCTTTCGCTGGCATAGCCTCACGCGGCGCTCTCCAAAGCCGCAGTACTGGAGAGTCTGAGATGATGTCGTGCTGCATTGCCTTAGTTAACCTAAACCCACTcatattagtattaataaggATAAGCAAGGACGTTGTTTGGGAGCCTTTTATCTTCGTCATGTCATCCTTTCAATCTGCAAGGACAGCGAACTCGAAATGCTCGGAAAGATGCACTACCCTCTACCAACATCACTTGCTTCCTCGCTAGGCGGTGCGTTTGGACCTCGTACTGACGGTCATAAGTCAAAGCGCTAACATCGTGTCTAGGCGAATGCAAAAAGGCTGAAGCCATCCTGAATTCTTTTATCAACCCGGATATAGTGAGCGTGGATAAGACGATCCCACGCAACGTGCTTGAAAATGCAAAGGTAAAACACTACCACCGATGTCAAATATATTGAAACTAACGGCAATAGGGCCTCGCAGTATTCAGCGTCTTCGAAGTCGGAATGGTCCGCTCCATCCGTTTCGGCTCTGGTCTCGTCGTCGCCCGTCTCCCCAACGGCACCTGGTCGGCCCCGTCCGCGATCGCAACCGGAAAACTGAAGGTCAAGGGCCAATTTGGGATGGAATTCACCGATTTCGTATACGTGCTCAACAGCGATACCGCTGTGGAGATGTTTTCGCAGGCGAAGAGCTTCACACTGGGCCAGGATATCTCCATAGCGGTTGGACCGTTCGGACGCAGCGCAGAGCTTGCGGGAGATTCATATACGGCTGATATATTCGCATACTGCAAGACACGTGCTGTCTTCGGAGGGTCAACACTTGAAGGAGCGACTATTGGCGAGCGAGAGGATGCAAATCGAAAGTTGTATCAGGAAACGGTCACACCAAGGCAGTTGCTCCGTGGAGAGGTCACTTTGCCGCCAGAGACATATGCACTGATGAAGATCTTGCATTCGACATGGCTGCGGCCGATCGGAAGGAGCTCATCTCTCGACAAGACATCCAAGCCTGTGAAGAAAGAGTCGCAAAATATGGAGGCAACTGAGCTACCGTGTGAACCGCCAGAgacttcttcatcacccACGCCAACAGTGACGCCGCCAGCCTCCTCACCAGTGACACCACCAGCTGCCGCACGAGAGTCTAGGTTTTACGGACAAAAGCCGGGAGTACCTCAGATCACGATAGAAATTACCGATTGTTCAGCAGTTGAGCTGCCGAAGAGCCTAACGATGGATCCCCCGCCGCAGCGAAATTCTGTGCCGGTACAGCCTGATTCAAGGTCAAGTTCCCCTACTCGACGACCGACTGTCCTGACGCCGGGAAGACGATCGTGGAGTGTCTCGTCCGGGAACAGCTGGAGCCGTCATGATCCGTTGCCCATTTGATCTTATCacatttctttctttcttccctttttctttctttcactcTATTGCATTCTTGGTGCATACTTTGAATTATCAAGCGGGTTGATTTGCATACCGACTGGATCGCGCTGTACATAGACTTGAGAGTTGCATTTGATACCCGAATATATGTCTTGACGAAGTATATTATATGATGTCTATTGTAAATGTACGAAGTCAAGGGAGAGATCCATCGAATGGGATATACGGCTCCACGAATGACGCCATCGCACCGACACCAATCTCAAGATCAAGCTCGTTCATGACAGCGTCCCAATCCTGTGGCGCCATGATATGTTCATATGATACCGCGGATTGAGGAGGACCTAGCGATGCCGAGAAAGGTGCTTCGGGACCGTGGCTGCTAACTAGCGTTTGATCGGCGAATGCAACCTGTCTGGCAACCGCGAACCGTGAAAACTGGTAGAAAGATTGGCATGCATCGTACAGTTTCCTTCCGGGCAAAGAACTAGTGGCTATCGGTTCAATGGCTGCGATTGCAGCGGAGAGAAGAGCCAGGTCCTCCGCTGAGGATGACGCCACTGTATTCCCAGCGAGTACGACGAAGCTGGCGAAGGGGACTAGGGAAAACAAGCTGCCAAGTGAGAGTGAGGGTATGTCAGATATTAACCGTGGATTTGGGGCTGGGAGGTAAACATACAAGTTCAGAAACCGGGCCCACCCGAGGGAGTCCCGTTGACCAAGGGTCTGGCTTCCGCGGACTATCGTTGAGAGGGCTTGTCTGGCGGCATCGATACAACCAGAATTACATTGGAGAGGATGTGAGTTTGGTTCGCTGCTTGGAACGAGCCGGTAGGCAATTGTAACAAAGCAATGCATGACGATATCGACAAGGATGCTTGCGTTTTCGAACACTGCATCGACAGGGGTATCCAGGAGTGACTGACATCTCAGCGGTTAGCAGTGTACCCTGCCAGTGAATATCGGCCAAAATGCGAGTCTCACCCTTTTAACGTCGTTATTGACTTTGGCGAGTTTAGCGGCGAAGGATTGGGCGCTGTCAGCGCGTGCCTGCGGGGAGGATTGCTGtgcggctgcggagaagagTTGGATGTGCATTTCGCCGACGATGAACGAGAACTGGACGAAGCCTATGTATAGGCTGTTGCGTTTTAATTAGCACCCGGGGGTTGGAAATGGGTAATGTGCTTACAATGGCGCCCCATGCGTTGCATGAGAAAATGATGGCAGTGTTGTGGCGATATCGTATTGAGGGATCGTTGGAGTCCTTCCAAGAGTAAACGCCATACCTGTGTTCACAACGTATACGTGCCAGAATATGCTTCGCTTTTTCAAAATTTCTTTTCCCGTATCAGAAGAGAGTTGGTGGAATCCGAGGTCTATGCACATCCGAGATGCTGAAGAGATCATTGACCAGGCGACTGCGGTCCGGCCGAATTTCAGACAATAGTTTGTCTTTCAAGTCAGCATGGCCAGGATCATCTGAGGTATCGGTCCATACCAAAAGAGACAGTGCCTGACACCACTGTAGAGATGGGTCCTGGCAAAGCCGGATCGACTGGATGGCGGCTTCCAGGTTTGCAGATAGCAAACGCAACATTTCCTGAATATTGTCCCTAGTCACTGCTATTTGTGAGAAATGATGAGGACTTAGATTAAggaataaatagtatagcCCGGCGTTGACAATTATCCATGCCGACAGGGAGTAGTGGTTGACAGCGAAATAGACTCTTTGGCATATCTCTTCAAATTCCTGTTCGCCGACCACAGGAACGTCTATAAAGAACCGCTGTTTCTCAGTGTGTAATAACCGGAGGAGCCGGAGGACAGGGTCCAGTGGAGGAAGTGTCCTTCCGTCCAGTTCGGGGTAGCGGACTTGGAAAGAAGATGAATATGCACTATCTGTGTTATCGGGCGTGTGGAGTATTTGAGTAGCATGGGTCGCAGAGAAGTCCGCATCAGCCATTCTCAAATCCAGAGATAATGCAGCATTTTTGACGGCATCAGCCACCCGCTGAACGTGGGCTTCAAACGAGGAGTCGCCGGTATAGCCTTCTGATGTCCCGGAGGTGTCTAGTAGATGATTGCTGACGaatggagctggagagtcATTTTGCGGCTGTTCGCGCCGTTCAGTACTATGTAGAAGCTTTTGTAATGAGCGGGAAACGTCCTGCAGCGAGCGGTCGACGTTCTCTATAGCTTCATCGTAGCGGGCAGAGATAAGGACGCGCTGACGCTTCTCTGGTGCGCGTCGAGTAAGTCTGCATTCCAGTTCTGCTGCAACGCAACTGGAGCATGGAGAGCCGCGATCACATTTGGTCTACTAATGAACGAATCAATTACATGTAGAAAAAAGATGGACTCTCCGAATTCCCCACCTTTCTCTCTTTGCAATTGTCACACTGATATGGAATTAGTGTACTGGGCACAATCTCGGCTGGGGATCAGAGCTCACGGCTGGTCTTTTGGCGGTGCCATTATTATTTTCGTCCATggataaaatataaataaaggTAAGAATTAAAACACAGGGATTAGAATACgcgaaaggaggagagaggtgTTTGAGGACGAGAACTGGGAGTTTCCCATCTGGCTATGGTGAGGCAGCAACTGCACAAA
Above is a window of Aspergillus puulaauensis MK2 DNA, chromosome 2, nearly complete sequence DNA encoding:
- a CDS encoding uncharacterized protein (COG:K;~EggNog:ENOG410PFXW;~InterPro:IPR036864,IPR007219,IPR001138;~PFAM:PF00172;~TransMembrane:2 (o220-243i514-532o);~go_function: GO:0000981 - DNA-binding transcription factor activity, RNA polymerase II-specific [Evidence IEA];~go_function: GO:0003677 - DNA binding [Evidence IEA];~go_function: GO:0008270 - zinc ion binding [Evidence IEA];~go_process: GO:0006351 - transcription, DNA-templated [Evidence IEA];~go_process: GO:0006355 - regulation of transcription, DNA-templated [Evidence IEA]), producing MDENNNGTAKRPACDNCKERKTKCDRGSPCSSCVAAELECRLTRRAPEKRQRVLISARYDEAIENVDRSLQDVSRSLQKLLHSTERREQPQNDSPAPFVSNHLLDTSGTSEGYTGDSSFEAHVQRVADAVKNAALSLDLRMADADFSATHATQILHTPDNTDSAYSSSFQVRYPELDGRTLPPLDPVLRLLRLLHTEKQRFFIDVPVVGEQEFEEICQRVYFAVNHYSLSAWIIVNAGLYYLFLNLSPHHFSQIAVTRDNIQEMLRLLSANLEAAIQSIRLCQDPSLQWCQALSLLTNYCLKFGRTAVAWSMISSASRMCIDLGFHQLSSDTGKEILKKRSIFWHVYVVNTGMAFTLGRTPTIPQYDIATTLPSFSHATHGAPFLYIGFVQFSFIVGEMHIQLFSAAAQQSSPQARADSAQSFAAKLAKVNNDVKRSLLDTPVDAVFENASILVDIVMHCFVTIAYRLVPSSEPNSHPLQCNSGCIDAARQALSTIVRGSQTLGQRDSLGWARFLNFLFSLVPFASFVVLAGNTVASSSAEDLALLSAAIAAIEPIATSSLPGRKLYDACQSFYQFSRFAVARQVAFADQTLVSSHGPEAPFSASLGPPQSAVSYEHIMAPQDWDAVMNELDLEIGVGAMASFVEPYIPFDGSLP
- a CDS encoding putative MFS transporter (COG:G;~EggNog:ENOG410PFT2;~InterPro:IPR020846,IPR011701,IPR036259;~PFAM:PF07690;~TransMembrane:12 (i33-50o72-91i103-119o125-151i163-184o196-218i266-286o306-323i330-348o354-378i390-410o422-446i);~go_function: GO:0022857 - transmembrane transporter activity [Evidence IEA];~go_process: GO:0055085 - transmembrane transport [Evidence IEA]) gives rise to the protein MSAPEAGKPQDLFVEDVPTEAERKLDRQTLNRLDLILMPMTLILYLLAWLDRANVGNARVAGLDTDLNLSDYQYKVAITVTYVPYILAELPSNLILKKIGPRILIPTLCTSWGIVTILQCEARNFGGFVACRFFLGLCEGGLFPGIVLYLSGFYRRHELQVRIALFFSAASLSGAFSGLLAAAIQQMDGMRGLRGWQWIFVLEGLFTVCFGLFSYAMLPNSPESVMTFSAKHKEHCLRRLQSDANLFESEKVTLRKVLSVFKDMHVLLLGAILFSNGVCLFGLAYFSPSIVQAMGYSNTRTQLMTVPPYAVAFVVTMITAYIADRYRQRGISAFVTTCLALVGAAMMLTGRSIAMRYAALVLLLTGIYATAPCLISWVPNNTAGHVRRATAVAFAFVSTSSGGVLSTWIYPKSSAPYYNLGARFNVALIVITLAGLVAQVCLLRWLNREKEVRRADMLRGLEDMSYEEQYGLLGDRHPSYRYTY
- a CDS encoding uncharacterized protein (COG:S;~EggNog:ENOG410PFWF;~InterPro:IPR007461,IPR033643;~PFAM:PF04366), producing the protein MLGKMHYPLPTSLASSLGGECKKAEAILNSFINPDIVSVDKTIPRNVLENAKGLAVFSVFEVGMVRSIRFGSGLVVARLPNGTWSAPSAIATGKLKVKGQFGMEFTDFVYVLNSDTAVEMFSQAKSFTLGQDISIAVGPFGRSAELAGDSYTADIFAYCKTRAVFGGSTLEGATIGEREDANRKLYQETVTPRQLLRGEVTLPPETYALMKILHSTWLRPIGRSSSLDKTSKPVKKESQNMEATELPCEPPETSSSPTPTVTPPASSPVTPPAAARESRFYGQKPGVPQITIEITDCSAVELPKSLTMDPPPQRNSVPVQPDSRSSSPTRRPTVLTPGRRSWSVSSGNSWSRHDPLPI